In Streptomyces sclerotialus, one genomic interval encodes:
- a CDS encoding DUF6381 family protein, translating to MGMDGEVGGRIRQMRDKAKELSEAAERTDDPQDRKRLQDKARKLESQAEQESTMGSGDIFPMQ from the coding sequence ATGGGCATGGACGGTGAGGTCGGCGGCCGGATCCGGCAGATGCGGGACAAGGCCAAGGAGCTGTCGGAGGCGGCGGAACGGACGGACGATCCGCAGGACCGCAAGCGGCTCCAGGACAAGGCCCGCAAGCTGGAGAGCCAGGCGGAGCAGGAGTCGACCATGGGCAGCGGGGACATCTTCCCGATGCAGTAG
- a CDS encoding phage holin family protein: MSTTEDRTVTRTAEDRTVRIRTSPATASHSRHTEESVGELVSRASQQLSQLVREEMQLAQAEMVRKGKRFGVGGGLFGGAGVVGFLALEALVVTAIAALALVLPVWASALIITGALLALAGILALTGKKQIGRATPLAPEQAIAGVKADVAEVKEKAHR; encoded by the coding sequence ATGAGTACTACTGAGGACCGCACGGTGACGAGGACCGCCGAGGACCGTACGGTGCGCATCCGTACGTCCCCCGCCACGGCCTCGCACTCCCGCCACACCGAGGAGTCGGTGGGCGAGCTGGTCTCCCGCGCCTCCCAGCAGCTCTCGCAGCTGGTGCGTGAGGAGATGCAGCTGGCGCAGGCGGAGATGGTGCGGAAGGGCAAACGGTTCGGCGTCGGCGGCGGGCTGTTCGGCGGCGCGGGCGTGGTCGGCTTCCTCGCGCTCGAAGCGCTCGTGGTCACCGCGATCGCCGCCCTGGCGCTGGTACTGCCGGTATGGGCGTCGGCCCTGATCATCACCGGCGCGCTCCTCGCGCTCGCCGGGATTCTGGCGCTGACCGGCAAGAAGCAGATCGGCCGCGCGACCCCGCTGGCACCCGAGCAGGCGATCGCCGGCGTCAAGGCCGATGTCGCGGAGGTGAAGGAGAAGGCGCACCGATGA
- the crcB gene encoding fluoride efflux transporter CrcB produces MNWLLVIAGAMVGAPLRYLTDRAVQSRHDTVFPWGTFTVNVAGCLVLGLVTGAVAAGAASSQVQLLVGTGLCGALTTYSTFSYETLRLAEGGARFFAVANAAGSVVAGLGSAFVGAAVAQAGWG; encoded by the coding sequence GTGAACTGGCTGCTCGTGATCGCCGGGGCCATGGTCGGGGCCCCGCTGCGCTACCTCACCGACCGTGCGGTCCAGTCCCGCCACGACACCGTCTTCCCCTGGGGGACCTTCACCGTCAACGTCGCCGGATGCCTGGTACTCGGGCTGGTGACCGGCGCGGTCGCCGCCGGCGCCGCCTCCTCCCAGGTGCAGCTGCTCGTCGGTACCGGCCTGTGCGGGGCGCTGACCACGTACTCGACGTTCTCGTACGAGACGCTGCGGCTGGCCGAGGGCGGCGCCCGCTTCTTCGCCGTGGCCAACGCGGCGGGCAGCGTGGTGGCCGGGCTCGGCTCCGCCTTCGTGGGCGCCGCCGTCGCACAGGCCGGGTGGGGATGA
- a CDS encoding DUF3618 domain-containing protein: MTAESQDRKESRSLTPEQLRERVEHTREELGRTVEELAAKADVKARAKEKAGDARAKVHDVVVHSRARVQDRTARTAQRGLVPALAVTAAAAVAVWLQVRRHGHGGGKGRGRLAAASRGGPCGIGPRRRGSRTRRFR, encoded by the coding sequence ATGACCGCTGAATCCCAGGACAGGAAAGAGTCCCGGTCCCTCACGCCCGAACAGCTGCGGGAGCGGGTGGAGCACACCCGTGAGGAGCTGGGCCGGACCGTCGAGGAGCTGGCCGCCAAGGCGGACGTGAAGGCGCGGGCGAAGGAGAAGGCCGGCGACGCCAGGGCGAAGGTCCACGACGTCGTCGTCCATTCGCGGGCACGGGTCCAGGACCGGACCGCCCGCACGGCGCAACGGGGCCTCGTTCCGGCGCTCGCGGTGACCGCCGCCGCGGCGGTCGCCGTCTGGCTGCAGGTCCGCCGGCACGGCCACGGCGGCGGCAAGGGACGCGGCCGGCTCGCCGCTGCCTCCCGCGGCGGCCCGTGCGGCATCGGGCCACGCCGCCGCGGCAGCCGTACCAGGAGGTTCCGATGA
- a CDS encoding flotillin family protein — translation MSPVLTAVAGIVVLLVLLALVVITRYKVAGPSEAFIVTGRRGKKATDPETGRVFTDNSGQKVVVGGGVFVVPFVQQKFTLDLSSRQIPVAVRGAVTLRGVKANLEGVAIVKVGGTEDCIRAAAQRFLQQQDEIVGFTQEVLSGALRAIVGRMSVEDVIRDRAAFAGQVAEEAEASLSGQGLVLDAFQIHDITTEGSYLEDLGRPEAARAKQEADIAEAVARRAAEQARLKAEEEIAVAQRTFALRQAEIKAETDEAAARADAAGPLAEAARRQEVLSEQEKVAQRQAALTDRELDTKVRKPADAARYQAEQEAEARRIALVKEAEATAERARLTGEGEKAQRAALAEAVRIEGEAEAAAIGAKGAAEAEAMQKKADAFARYGDAAVLQMLVEVLPDVVGKASEPLGAVDKMTVISTDGAGRLPRAVADNVAQGVELLGSTTGVDLADLLKGITARRGAPVPAPADGGPAAANGKIDITE, via the coding sequence ATGAGTCCAGTCCTCACGGCGGTCGCCGGCATCGTCGTCCTGCTCGTCCTGCTCGCGCTGGTCGTCATCACGCGCTACAAGGTCGCCGGCCCCAGCGAGGCGTTCATCGTCACCGGGCGGCGCGGCAAGAAGGCCACCGACCCCGAGACCGGCCGGGTGTTCACCGACAACAGCGGCCAGAAGGTCGTGGTCGGCGGCGGCGTCTTCGTCGTGCCGTTCGTCCAGCAGAAGTTCACGCTGGACCTCTCCAGCCGGCAGATCCCCGTCGCCGTACGCGGCGCGGTCACCCTGCGCGGCGTGAAGGCCAACCTCGAAGGCGTCGCGATCGTCAAGGTCGGCGGCACCGAGGACTGCATCCGGGCCGCGGCCCAGCGGTTCCTCCAGCAGCAGGACGAGATCGTCGGCTTCACGCAGGAGGTCCTCTCCGGCGCGCTGCGGGCCATCGTGGGCCGGATGTCCGTGGAGGACGTCATACGGGACCGGGCCGCGTTCGCCGGGCAGGTCGCCGAGGAGGCCGAGGCCAGCCTGTCGGGCCAGGGCCTGGTGCTGGACGCCTTCCAGATCCACGACATCACCACCGAGGGCTCGTACCTGGAGGACCTCGGCCGGCCCGAGGCCGCCCGCGCCAAGCAGGAGGCCGACATCGCCGAGGCGGTGGCCCGGCGCGCGGCCGAACAGGCCCGGCTGAAGGCCGAGGAGGAGATCGCCGTCGCGCAGCGGACGTTCGCGCTGCGGCAGGCGGAGATCAAGGCCGAGACGGACGAGGCCGCGGCGCGGGCCGACGCGGCCGGACCGCTGGCCGAGGCCGCGCGGCGCCAGGAAGTCCTCAGTGAGCAGGAGAAGGTGGCGCAGCGGCAGGCCGCACTGACCGACCGCGAGCTGGACACGAAGGTGCGCAAGCCCGCCGACGCCGCCCGTTACCAGGCCGAGCAGGAGGCCGAGGCCCGTCGTATCGCGCTGGTCAAGGAGGCCGAGGCGACGGCCGAGCGGGCCCGGCTCACCGGTGAGGGCGAGAAGGCGCAGCGTGCGGCGCTCGCCGAGGCGGTGCGCATCGAAGGCGAGGCGGAGGCCGCCGCGATCGGCGCGAAGGGGGCGGCGGAGGCCGAGGCCATGCAGAAGAAGGCGGACGCGTTCGCGCGGTACGGGGACGCCGCGGTGCTGCAGATGCTGGTGGAGGTGCTGCCGGACGTCGTCGGCAAGGCGTCCGAACCGCTGGGCGCGGTGGACAAGATGACCGTGATCTCCACGGACGGCGCGGGCCGGCTCCCCCGTGCGGTCGCCGACAACGTCGCCCAGGGCGTCGAGCTGCTCGGCTCGACCACCGGGGTGGACCTGGCGGACCTCCTGAAGGGGATCACCGCGCGGCGCGGCGCCCCGGTGCCCGCACCGGCCGACGGCGGGCCCGCCGCGGCCAACGGGAAGATCGACATCACCGAGTAG
- a CDS encoding aldo/keto reductase produces the protein MTDVWSPLGEGLLTGKVRRGQETPDTTRQGTDWPEPHVTDWDRAYDIIDALDGIARERGVSVPRVVLAWLLGRPGVTGIVLGARTEEQLRDNLAAADLELTDEERETVTRVSQLPAYYPWWHRALNATDRPDPAEEPYLTEFRTYAARG, from the coding sequence ATGACGGACGTGTGGAGCCCCCTGGGTGAGGGCCTGCTCACCGGCAAGGTGCGGCGCGGGCAGGAGACGCCGGACACCACCCGGCAGGGCACCGACTGGCCCGAACCGCACGTCACCGACTGGGACCGGGCGTACGACATCATCGACGCGCTCGACGGCATCGCCCGGGAGCGCGGTGTCTCCGTGCCCCGGGTCGTGCTCGCCTGGCTCCTGGGGCGCCCCGGCGTCACCGGCATCGTCCTCGGAGCGCGTACCGAGGAGCAGCTGCGTGACAATCTCGCGGCGGCGGACCTGGAGCTGACCGACGAGGAACGCGAGACCGTCACCCGTGTGTCGCAGCTGCCGGCCTACTACCCGTGGTGGCACCGCGCCCTCAATGCGACCGACCGGCCCGATCCGGCCGAGGAGCCCTACCTCACGGAGTTCCGTACGTACGCGGCACGCGGCTAG
- a CDS encoding DUF4235 domain-containing protein has protein sequence MNAAKIVYTPVGVALGACSGMIAGALFKQTWKKLGHEGDTPSARDEERTWREVLLAAALQGAIFAVVKAAMDRSGATATRRLTGTWPG, from the coding sequence ATGAACGCAGCGAAGATCGTCTACACGCCGGTGGGCGTGGCCCTCGGCGCCTGCAGCGGCATGATCGCCGGGGCGCTGTTCAAGCAGACGTGGAAGAAGCTCGGGCACGAGGGGGACACCCCGAGTGCAAGAGACGAAGAGCGCACCTGGCGGGAGGTGCTGCTGGCAGCGGCCCTGCAAGGAGCCATCTTCGCCGTCGTCAAGGCGGCCATGGACCGCAGCGGTGCCACCGCCACGCGGCGGCTGACCGGTACCTGGCCCGGCTGA
- a CDS encoding NUDIX hydrolase codes for MATPDFIREIRATAGHQLLWMPGVSAIVFDDERRVLLGRRVDSGRWSIIGGIPEPGEQPAVCAVREVFEETAVHCVPERLLLVQALEPVTYPNGDRCQFMDICFLCRATGGEARVNDDESLEVGWFELDALPPMEAFALDRIKQATEDAPTWFEGAGKA; via the coding sequence ATGGCGACACCCGACTTCATCCGCGAAATCCGCGCGACCGCCGGCCACCAGCTGCTCTGGATGCCCGGCGTCAGCGCGATCGTCTTCGACGACGAGCGGCGGGTGCTGCTGGGGCGCCGCGTCGACAGCGGCCGCTGGTCGATCATCGGGGGCATCCCCGAGCCGGGCGAACAGCCCGCCGTCTGCGCCGTGCGCGAGGTCTTCGAGGAGACCGCCGTCCACTGCGTCCCGGAGCGTCTCCTTCTGGTCCAGGCGCTGGAGCCGGTCACCTACCCCAACGGCGACCGCTGCCAGTTCATGGACATCTGCTTCCTCTGCCGCGCCACCGGCGGCGAGGCGCGCGTGAACGATGACGAGTCCCTGGAGGTCGGCTGGTTCGAGCTGGACGCGCTGCCCCCGATGGAGGCGTTCGCGCTCGACCGGATCAAGCAGGCCACGGAAGACGCCCCCACGTGGTTCGAGGGCGCAGGGAAGGCCTGA
- a CDS encoding fluoride efflux transporter FluC, giving the protein MLNEPVDPDVDLHVPPRPPAARRERQGPVVAAVALGGALGAVARYGSSLLWPTAPGAFPWTTMAVNTAGCALIGVLMAVLGAARTAHTLTRPFLGTGVLGGFTTFSTYAVDIQRLVEDGKAATGLAYLALTLLAALAAVWAAATGTRRVLCRRRRVLEERRRALEERRRAPEECGEGGRTR; this is encoded by the coding sequence GTGCTGAACGAACCGGTCGACCCCGACGTCGATCTGCACGTCCCGCCGCGGCCGCCCGCCGCACGGCGGGAACGGCAGGGCCCCGTCGTGGCCGCCGTCGCGCTCGGCGGCGCCCTGGGAGCGGTGGCGCGCTACGGCTCCTCGCTGCTGTGGCCCACGGCGCCCGGCGCTTTCCCGTGGACGACCATGGCCGTCAACACGGCCGGCTGCGCCCTCATCGGCGTCCTCATGGCGGTGCTCGGCGCGGCCCGGACCGCGCACACCCTGACCCGGCCCTTCCTGGGCACCGGCGTGCTCGGCGGCTTCACCACCTTCTCCACGTACGCCGTGGACATCCAGCGCCTGGTCGAGGACGGGAAGGCCGCCACGGGACTGGCGTACCTGGCGCTGACCCTGCTCGCGGCGCTGGCCGCGGTGTGGGCCGCCGCCACCGGAACCCGCCGCGTCCTCTGCCGGAGACGGCGCGTACTCGAAGAACGGCGGCGCGCACTCGAAGAACGGCGGCGTGCACCGGAAGAGTGCGGCGAAGGAGGCCGTACGCGGTGA
- a CDS encoding YhjD/YihY/BrkB family envelope integrity protein, with translation MARTTRPGGQEGPAHRAGAGPGEPEARVPEARQEAGQGPAASPGPDPLVKRQEPDELTDLPKKSWWAVLRGTVKEFQKDELVDRAAALTYYGVLSLFPALLVLVSLLGLVGESTAQRVVSTLQQLAPGAVRQVIANAVQQLQGNAGVGSLVAVVGLLVAVWTASGYVAAFIRSSNVVYDIAEGRPLGKVLVVRLGLTVVLMLLSLLSALIVVFTGNFAQQAGEALGFGGTALTVWSIAKWPVLLILVTTMIAILYWGAPNVKGRGLRWVSPGSFLALLIWLVASAGFAVYVGNFASYNKTYGTLAGVIIFLVWLWITNLAILLGLEFDAEMARERAVVGGHPDGDEPYLEPRDTKAWSEEERRKAESPGEV, from the coding sequence ATGGCACGGACAACGCGACCGGGGGGCCAGGAGGGCCCCGCTCACCGCGCCGGTGCAGGTCCCGGGGAACCGGAGGCCCGGGTGCCCGAGGCGCGGCAGGAGGCAGGCCAGGGACCGGCTGCAAGCCCGGGGCCGGATCCGCTCGTCAAGCGGCAGGAGCCCGACGAGCTGACGGACCTGCCCAAGAAGTCCTGGTGGGCCGTGCTGCGTGGCACGGTCAAGGAGTTCCAGAAGGACGAACTGGTCGACCGGGCGGCGGCGCTGACGTACTACGGGGTGCTCTCGCTGTTCCCCGCGCTGCTCGTCCTGGTCTCGCTGCTGGGCCTCGTGGGGGAGTCGACCGCCCAGAGGGTGGTGAGCACGCTCCAGCAGCTGGCCCCCGGCGCCGTACGGCAGGTGATCGCCAATGCCGTACAGCAGCTGCAGGGCAATGCCGGAGTCGGCTCACTGGTGGCCGTCGTCGGTCTGCTGGTGGCGGTGTGGACCGCCTCCGGGTACGTGGCGGCGTTCATCCGCAGCTCCAACGTCGTGTACGACATCGCCGAGGGACGGCCGCTGGGCAAGGTGCTCGTGGTACGGCTGGGTCTTACGGTGGTACTGATGTTGCTGTCTCTCCTCAGTGCGCTCATCGTGGTGTTCACCGGCAACTTCGCGCAGCAGGCGGGTGAGGCACTGGGCTTCGGCGGCACGGCATTGACGGTCTGGTCGATCGCCAAGTGGCCGGTCCTGCTGATCCTGGTGACGACCATGATCGCGATCCTCTACTGGGGCGCGCCCAACGTGAAGGGCCGCGGCCTGCGGTGGGTGAGCCCCGGGAGCTTCCTGGCCCTGCTCATCTGGCTGGTGGCCTCCGCCGGCTTCGCGGTGTACGTGGGGAACTTCGCCTCCTACAACAAGACCTACGGCACCCTCGCCGGCGTGATCATCTTCCTTGTCTGGCTGTGGATCACCAATCTGGCCATCCTGCTCGGCCTGGAATTCGACGCCGAGATGGCACGGGAACGGGCCGTCGTCGGGGGCCACCCCGACGGGGACGAGCCGTACCTCGAACCGCGTGACACCAAAGCCTGGAGCGAGGAGGAACGCCGGAAGGCCGAGAGCCCGGGGGAAGTGTGA